From the Acidilutibacter cellobiosedens genome, one window contains:
- a CDS encoding Rossmann-fold NAD(P)-binding domain-containing protein, with translation MDMNFFNPTALYKELLLLQETEKNQNITQKELGDLIGAAPSMVNIYINGLEEKSYLKREYISAKTVNYIITPQGVKRKNYLAITYLDELLKLYRLAEENVENFLLRIENKGYRNILFYGAGEVAGIILAIIKGRTDKSLKVLALVDDDKDKQGKELTGYKIISREEIKEYKHDGIVVTSYTFEDEIMGRLREIGYTMDRVERFFGV, from the coding sequence ATGGACATGAATTTCTTTAATCCCACAGCCCTGTACAAAGAACTCTTACTGCTGCAGGAAACGGAAAAAAATCAGAATATAACCCAGAAAGAACTGGGAGATCTCATAGGTGCGGCTCCCTCTATGGTCAACATATATATAAACGGCCTGGAAGAGAAGAGTTATCTGAAGAGGGAATATATATCGGCAAAGACGGTTAACTATATAATCACCCCCCAAGGCGTGAAGAGGAAAAACTACCTGGCCATTACATATTTGGACGAACTCTTAAAGCTGTACCGCCTGGCGGAAGAAAATGTGGAGAATTTTTTACTGAGAATCGAAAATAAGGGCTACAGGAATATACTTTTCTACGGAGCCGGAGAAGTGGCGGGAATCATACTGGCAATAATAAAGGGAAGAACTGATAAATCCCTGAAAGTATTGGCACTGGTGGACGACGACAAAGATAAGCAGGGCAAGGAGTTGACAGGATATAAGATTATTTCCCGTGAAGAAATAAAAGAATATAAGCATGACGGGATAGTGGTTACATCCTATACCTTTGAAGACGAGATAATGGGGAGACTGAGGGAGATAGGTTATACTATGGATAGGGTGGAGAGATTTTTTGGGGTGTAG
- a CDS encoding S-layer homology domain-containing protein: MKKNILLFMLIFGLLFTYVLPGGEAFAEDLNGDALELFLSKLSDMEDGDRQAAGEALKIYMEDDEGVSKLKRDLSTFISDSQEEQLKDHGYSLDDVKSELDRLNKWSKEDRVKLADYIGEGNTSAIKSLIYSYEEGDKSDTSNNEGNPSGGSTTPAVPLAEGKKDEEKLLEVYFKDIDNSKGKDAIVFLAQRGIITGRTKETFDPSGELTRAEFVTLIQRLLKLEPKAGNAMPFRDIKEGDWFYNAVKSAYDNGIITGTGPDSFSPKNRVTREQMITIVMRILNDKGLTFTLKDTGKSLDDFKDKGEVSPWAALHMVYAVKYGIVEGKTENTIDPKDFATREETAVTIKRLFDILNK, translated from the coding sequence ATGAAAAAGAATATATTATTGTTTATGTTGATATTTGGGCTTCTGTTTACATATGTACTCCCGGGCGGGGAGGCTTTTGCCGAGGATCTGAATGGAGACGCTTTGGAGCTCTTTTTAAGCAAACTTTCGGATATGGAAGACGGTGACAGACAAGCGGCAGGAGAAGCCTTAAAAATTTATATGGAAGACGACGAAGGTGTAAGCAAACTTAAGAGGGATTTAAGTACATTTATCAGCGACAGCCAGGAAGAACAGCTGAAAGATCACGGATACAGCTTGGATGACGTAAAGTCGGAGCTGGACAGACTGAACAAATGGAGCAAAGAAGACCGTGTCAAATTGGCCGACTACATCGGAGAGGGAAATACTTCAGCTATTAAATCTCTTATATACAGCTATGAAGAAGGGGATAAATCCGATACTTCAAATAATGAAGGCAATCCTTCCGGCGGGAGCACGACTCCTGCTGTACCGTTGGCCGAAGGTAAAAAGGATGAAGAAAAACTTTTAGAAGTTTATTTCAAGGATATAGACAACTCAAAGGGAAAGGATGCAATTGTATTCTTAGCTCAAAGAGGGATAATCACCGGAAGGACAAAGGAAACCTTCGATCCGTCGGGAGAGCTGACGAGAGCCGAATTCGTTACGCTCATACAGAGACTTTTAAAACTTGAACCCAAAGCCGGAAACGCCATGCCTTTTAGAGACATAAAAGAAGGGGACTGGTTCTACAATGCAGTAAAGAGTGCTTACGATAACGGAATAATCACAGGTACGGGTCCCGATTCCTTCTCGCCCAAGAATAGGGTAACAAGGGAACAAATGATAACAATAGTTATGAGGATATTAAATGATAAAGGCCTTACCTTTACACTAAAGGACACGGGAAAGAGCTTGGATGATTTTAAAGACAAAGGAGAAGTTTCCCCTTGGGCCGCACTTCATATGGTGTATGCGGTGAAATACGGCATCGTTGAAGGGAAAACAGAAAATACAATTGATCCTAAGGATTTTGCAACGAGGGAAGAAACAGCTGTTACAATTAAAAGGCTGTTTGATATATTAAATAAATAA
- a CDS encoding nucleoside-diphosphate sugar epimerase/dehydratase produces the protein MTRRKIAMIVCDILLLNASYIIAMALRFEGNIDPQIFKVYLNNAIIITIIKLTVFYFFKLYKSLWEYASVDELFEVVAASLTSNIIVIGYLTLMSSYLPISVYIMVTLSDMMLIGGHRFIYRAFRRFKNNIFSESGSKRVLIVGAGSAGAMVIKELRNHDALKSKPVAIIDDNRKKIGQSINGVPVVGNRSDIGYICNKMKVDEIIISIPSAKRKQIRDIVDECRKTKCRIRILPGVYELIDGKVSVSKIRDVDIDDLLGREETKLNMEDICGYIKGKRILVTGGGGSIGSELCRQIARFSPGKLIILDMYENNAYDIQNELKKDYKNLNLKIIISSVRDKKKTEEVIRNERPDVIFHAAAYKHVPLMEENPMEAVKNNIFGTLNVVQAADKYDVKKFVLISTDKAVNPTSVMGATKRVCEKIIQSMDKTSSTEFVAVRFGNVLGSNGSVIPLFKKQIAEGGPVTVTHKNITRYFMTIPEACQLVLQAGSMAKGGEIFVLDMGDPIKIIDLARDLIRLSGFEPEIDIPIKIIGLRPGEKLFEEFLLNKERVSKTEHDKIYIEKPLIDGFDGLNMNIQRLRTAVEMGTNEQVMSLLKIMVPTYKTNMYNDDKYMPIKDEVAVTLNQISSHR, from the coding sequence ATGACAAGAAGAAAAATCGCAATGATTGTTTGCGATATTTTGCTCTTAAACGCGTCCTACATCATTGCAATGGCTCTTAGATTTGAGGGCAATATAGATCCTCAAATCTTTAAGGTTTATCTAAACAATGCTATTATAATTACTATTATTAAATTAACCGTTTTTTATTTTTTCAAATTATACAAGAGCTTATGGGAATATGCCAGTGTTGATGAGCTTTTTGAAGTGGTGGCGGCATCGCTTACATCCAATATTATAGTTATCGGATATTTAACGTTGATGTCGTCTTATTTGCCTATAAGTGTATATATTATGGTAACCCTTTCAGACATGATGCTTATAGGAGGGCACAGATTTATTTACAGAGCTTTCAGAAGATTTAAAAACAATATTTTTTCAGAGTCCGGCAGCAAAAGGGTGTTGATCGTAGGTGCGGGTTCCGCTGGGGCCATGGTTATAAAAGAACTGAGAAACCACGATGCTCTTAAAAGTAAACCCGTGGCAATAATAGACGATAACAGAAAAAAGATCGGACAGAGCATTAACGGAGTGCCGGTTGTGGGGAACAGGTCAGATATAGGGTACATATGTAATAAGATGAAAGTCGATGAGATAATCATATCGATTCCCTCCGCAAAGAGAAAACAGATAAGGGATATAGTGGACGAATGCAGAAAGACCAAATGCAGGATAAGGATTCTTCCGGGAGTATACGAATTGATTGACGGAAAGGTAAGCGTTTCAAAGATCAGAGATGTGGATATCGATGATTTGCTCGGCAGGGAGGAAACCAAGCTGAATATGGAGGATATATGCGGATATATAAAAGGAAAGAGAATTCTTGTCACAGGGGGAGGGGGATCTATCGGTTCCGAGCTCTGCAGGCAAATTGCCAGATTTTCACCCGGTAAACTTATAATACTTGATATGTATGAAAACAACGCTTATGATATTCAAAACGAGCTTAAAAAAGATTATAAAAACTTAAATTTAAAAATTATTATTTCGTCTGTCAGGGACAAAAAGAAAACTGAAGAAGTAATCAGAAATGAGAGACCTGATGTTATATTTCATGCGGCAGCCTATAAGCATGTTCCCCTGATGGAAGAAAATCCTATGGAGGCCGTAAAGAATAATATATTCGGGACTCTGAACGTGGTTCAGGCGGCAGACAAATACGATGTAAAAAAGTTTGTCCTTATATCCACTGATAAAGCCGTCAATCCCACAAGTGTGATGGGTGCCACAAAGAGGGTATGCGAAAAAATAATTCAGTCTATGGATAAGACAAGCAGTACAGAATTTGTAGCGGTAAGGTTCGGAAATGTTTTGGGAAGCAACGGAAGCGTAATACCTCTTTTTAAAAAGCAAATCGCCGAGGGCGGTCCGGTTACCGTAACTCATAAAAATATCACGAGGTATTTCATGACGATACCGGAGGCTTGCCAGCTGGTGCTTCAGGCAGGTTCAATGGCAAAAGGAGGAGAGATATTTGTACTGGATATGGGAGATCCCATAAAGATCATTGATTTGGCAAGAGATTTGATCAGACTTTCGGGTTTTGAGCCGGAAATAGATATTCCCATTAAAATAATAGGGTTGAGGCCGGGCGAAAAACTTTTTGAAGAGTTTCTTTTGAATAAGGAAAGAGTGAGCAAGACGGAACATGACAAGATATATATTGAGAAGCCTCTGATCGATGGGTTTGACGGGTTGAACATGAATATTCAAAGGTTAAGGACAGCTGTAGAAATGGGAACCAACGAGCAGGTAATGTCTCTGCTGAAAATCATGGTCCCCACTTATAAAACAAATATGTACAACGATGACAAATATATGCCAATTAAAGACGAAGTAGCTGTGACCTTAAATCAGATCAGTTCACACCGATAA
- a CDS encoding tyrosine-protein phosphatase, with translation MIDLHCHILPDVDDGSKTMAMSVEMAKIYLKNGIKEIIATPHYIEGDQFSTFEENKVVCEKFKDVLQRENIDLKVYLGQEIFLSPDIMKYLEEGRVGSLNGSKYVLIELAMANDYVHMENVIYEFLMKGYIPVIAHPERYKKIQDDPNVLYEYIRLGALAQMNIRSLEGMYGDKAMNTAEILAACGMYQFTGTDAHSDEGRSPEVGKSLEILKGIVSEKEFEKITFTNGKALLENKDIVFEEPKKYEGRKKGILFRLKSKVSLF, from the coding sequence ATGATTGATTTGCATTGCCATATACTTCCCGATGTGGATGACGGTTCAAAAACAATGGCAATGTCCGTTGAGATGGCAAAGATTTATTTAAAAAACGGCATAAAAGAAATCATAGCTACTCCCCATTATATTGAGGGGGATCAGTTCAGTACCTTTGAAGAAAACAAGGTTGTTTGCGAAAAATTTAAAGATGTTCTCCAACGGGAAAATATAGACTTGAAAGTATATCTGGGACAGGAAATATTTTTATCCCCCGATATCATGAAATATCTTGAAGAGGGCAGAGTCGGCTCTCTGAACGGTTCCAAATATGTTCTTATAGAACTGGCCATGGCTAACGATTATGTTCATATGGAAAATGTAATATATGAATTCCTGATGAAGGGATACATTCCCGTAATCGCCCATCCCGAAAGATATAAAAAGATTCAGGATGACCCCAATGTTTTATATGAATACATAAGACTCGGAGCATTAGCTCAGATGAACATAAGAAGTTTGGAGGGAATGTATGGGGACAAGGCAATGAATACAGCCGAGATATTGGCGGCTTGCGGTATGTATCAGTTCACGGGGACGGATGCCCATTCTGACGAAGGGCGTTCTCCGGAAGTGGGAAAGAGCTTGGAGATATTGAAAGGGATTGTTTCCGAGAAGGAATTTGAAAAAATTACCTTTACGAACGGTAAAGCTCTTCTTGAAAATAAGGACATAGTCTTTGAAGAGCCGAAAAAATATGAAGGCAGAAAGAAAGGCATATTGTTCAGACTGAAATCAAAAGTAAGTTTATTTTAA
- a CDS encoding histidine phosphatase family protein, which translates to MTKLYLVRHGQTEWNIIGRIQGWGNSDLTQEGIDSAVLLGERLRNTDFDIAFSSPTKRAIDTTRLILRDRNVEIKEEPDLRELGYGSWDGEFLKNIRDSEEFIEYKRNPALYKAENGGETFLQLQKRTVSAINRIISDYKSGNVLIVSHAVALRSIMLYFENLPIDKIWDIPPIRNTSMTLIETDGKNSKIILYGDISHLKENV; encoded by the coding sequence ATGACTAAATTATATTTGGTAAGACACGGACAAACGGAATGGAATATCATCGGCAGAATTCAGGGCTGGGGGAATTCGGATCTTACACAGGAAGGTATAGACAGTGCTGTTCTCTTGGGGGAAAGATTAAGGAATACGGATTTTGATATAGCATTTTCAAGCCCTACAAAAAGGGCCATAGACACAACCAGACTCATACTTCGGGACAGAAATGTAGAAATAAAAGAGGAACCCGATTTGAGGGAATTGGGTTACGGAAGTTGGGACGGAGAATTTTTGAAGAATATCAGGGATTCGGAAGAATTTATTGAATATAAAAGAAATCCGGCTCTATATAAAGCCGAAAACGGGGGAGAAACTTTTCTCCAGCTTCAAAAAAGGACAGTATCCGCTATAAACAGAATAATATCGGATTATAAATCCGGAAATGTTTTGATTGTCAGCCATGCTGTGGCTTTAAGGTCTATTATGCTGTATTTTGAGAATCTTCCCATAGATAAAATCTGGGACATTCCTCCCATAAGAAATACAAGCATGACTTTAATCGAGACTGACGGAAAGAATTCAAAGATAATTCTCTACGGAGACATCTCTCACTTAAAGGAAAATGTATAA
- a CDS encoding YveK family protein, protein MEEEISLREYFFVLIKRLWLILLLTVICIGASGIISFYVLKPEYQTFTTLMVGRPKDYQNTNQQLDYNEIMVNQQLVTTYGELVKSRVVADDVIRDLKLDIPFDDFKDKVNVNLVKDTEIIKIEVTDGDPELAAAIANKTAEVFMDKVKDIMNIENVQIIDRAQVTDKPVKPRPFLNMAIAGVLGLMAGIFLAFILEYFDNTIKTQEDVQKYLGLSVIGTIPKFDENN, encoded by the coding sequence TTGGAAGAGGAAATAAGCTTAAGAGAATATTTTTTCGTTCTCATAAAAAGATTATGGCTTATTTTATTGCTTACGGTTATATGCATAGGTGCAAGCGGTATAATCAGTTTTTATGTCCTTAAGCCGGAATACCAAACATTTACTACGTTGATGGTAGGCAGGCCCAAGGATTATCAGAATACAAACCAGCAGTTGGATTATAACGAAATAATGGTTAACCAGCAGCTTGTTACCACCTATGGAGAACTGGTAAAGAGCAGAGTTGTCGCAGACGATGTAATAAGGGATTTAAAGCTTGACATACCCTTCGATGATTTTAAGGATAAGGTCAATGTAAACCTTGTTAAGGATACCGAAATTATTAAAATAGAAGTCACGGACGGAGACCCTGAGCTTGCTGCGGCTATTGCCAACAAGACGGCGGAAGTTTTTATGGACAAAGTCAAAGATATAATGAATATAGAAAATGTTCAGATCATAGACAGAGCACAGGTTACGGACAAACCCGTCAAGCCGAGGCCTTTTTTAAACATGGCCATAGCCGGGGTGCTGGGATTGATGGCAGGGATATTTCTGGCGTTTATCCTTGAATATTTTGATAATACCATAAAAACTCAGGAAGATGTTCAGAAATATTTAGGTTTATCTGTCATAGGGACTATTCCCAAATTTGATGAAAACAATTAG
- the galU gene encoding UTP--glucose-1-phosphate uridylyltransferase GalU encodes MTIKKAIIPAAGLGTRFLPATKAQPKEMLPIVDKPTIQYIVEEAIESGIEDILIITGRNKRAIEDHFDKSVELEMELEQRNKTELLNLVRKVSNMANITYIRQKEPKGLGDAIYCGKNFIADEPFAVLLGDDIVDSQTKPCLKQLMDVYDEYKTTILGIKEVPKEEVNKYGIVSGMYIEDGVYKVKDLIEKPTPEEAPSNVAILGRYIITPEIFKVLEHTAPGAGGEIQLTDALRELAKKEAMYAYNFEGKVYDVGDKLGFLQATVEFALKRKKLGTEFRKYLKGIVGEKQDG; translated from the coding sequence ATGACAATCAAAAAAGCAATAATACCTGCGGCAGGACTGGGAACGAGATTTCTTCCTGCCACGAAAGCACAGCCCAAAGAAATGCTTCCCATAGTTGATAAGCCTACAATACAGTATATAGTTGAAGAAGCCATAGAATCGGGAATAGAAGATATATTGATTATTACCGGGAGGAATAAGAGAGCCATAGAAGACCATTTTGACAAATCCGTGGAACTGGAGATGGAGCTTGAACAGAGAAACAAGACGGAACTCCTGAACCTTGTTCGGAAAGTATCAAACATGGCCAATATTACTTATATAAGGCAGAAAGAACCTAAAGGATTGGGAGATGCCATATACTGCGGGAAAAACTTTATAGCCGACGAACCCTTTGCGGTGCTTTTGGGTGACGATATCGTCGATTCCCAGACAAAACCGTGTCTGAAACAGCTCATGGATGTATACGACGAATACAAGACAACCATACTGGGAATCAAGGAAGTACCAAAAGAAGAGGTAAACAAATACGGCATAGTTTCTGGTATGTATATAGAAGACGGAGTATACAAGGTAAAGGATCTTATAGAAAAGCCGACTCCGGAGGAAGCTCCTTCCAACGTAGCCATACTGGGAAGATATATAATAACTCCGGAGATATTCAAAGTACTGGAGCATACCGCCCCGGGAGCCGGAGGGGAAATCCAGCTGACGGATGCCCTCAGGGAACTGGCGAAAAAAGAAGCAATGTATGCCTACAACTTTGAAGGAAAGGTATACGACGTGGGAGATAAATTAGGATTTCTTCAGGCAACGGTGGAATTTGCCCTCAAGAGAAAAAAATTGGGTACGGAGTTCAGAAAATACCTGAAAGGGATAGTCGGAGAGAAGCAGGACGGTTAA
- a CDS encoding S-layer homology domain-containing protein, translating to MKKYLSILLVLTMILSMVIPMGAFAEGNDNQAIFDELKDKFGGVTTDTSLLIKAVEKLSGTNFYNTVLNDAETVINGSQYSGLKFELNSKLYLTKDNVNGEVEIVKKWLSNTKELTKLIDDVKKGSASQVSLGYIGTLRSSLLGSDLAKAWENKGVLQQGKSKINFVLDIYDAILDNLTVKEKDSSMNLEFNINVSGLSSRIKAIQSEYLNGNKITDTSKAASAVSDAAKLAANDFNNKIGNSEVAKSLFKQLVNYVSYTAPSDEGSSGSSGGSSNSDADVPVTQPGKVDKEESAVEFGKDNVSVQTKDGVSTVTLKEYDLVAGIKNLRKSIGSDKEGKAVVDIENVEGVNVSFVLSSKIAEALSDNNISLEINAGDIQYLISSDALKGIEIPSGAKIQFKSAEGDVESIAAAAGELGNAKKVVELSLEVTSGKDTTKVSEFASPITVTVNVKGLGDKDKLAVYYFNEEEGKLEFVTGKIKDDKAVLVLSHYSKYAFLESTKSFTDLEGHWAKTYIESMAAKNAVNGYEDGTFKPEEKVTRAQFVKMLVSSLEEKLEAYDGSFTDVADGDWFAPYVAAAKKLGIASGYADGSFKPNKEISRTEMAVMLSSLTDEELTEEDVAKELTVFADADSIPSWAREAVAEVVKAGLMNGDNGSFNPENPAARAEAATVIYRAYNK from the coding sequence ATGAAGAAGTACTTATCGATTTTGTTGGTATTGACCATGATCTTATCGATGGTAATACCCATGGGAGCATTTGCGGAAGGAAATGATAATCAGGCGATATTTGACGAACTTAAAGATAAGTTTGGAGGGGTTACTACAGATACATCTCTTTTAATCAAGGCTGTAGAGAAACTTTCTGGTACAAACTTTTATAATACTGTTTTAAATGATGCAGAAACTGTTATAAACGGATCTCAATATTCCGGTTTAAAATTCGAGCTGAATAGCAAATTATATTTAACTAAGGATAATGTAAACGGAGAGGTTGAGATAGTAAAGAAGTGGTTATCAAATACTAAAGAATTGACAAAATTAATTGATGATGTAAAAAAAGGCAGTGCTTCGCAAGTTTCATTAGGTTACATCGGAACATTGAGAAGTAGTTTATTAGGTTCCGATTTGGCAAAAGCTTGGGAAAATAAGGGTGTATTACAACAAGGCAAGAGTAAAATAAATTTTGTATTGGATATTTACGATGCAATCCTTGACAATCTGACTGTAAAAGAAAAGGATTCATCAATGAATTTGGAATTCAATATTAATGTAAGCGGGTTGTCAAGCAGAATCAAAGCCATACAAAGTGAGTACTTAAATGGCAATAAGATTACTGATACGTCAAAAGCCGCATCGGCAGTTTCGGATGCTGCTAAATTAGCTGCGAATGACTTTAATAACAAAATAGGAAATAGTGAAGTAGCAAAGAGTTTGTTTAAACAATTAGTCAACTACGTATCATATACAGCTCCGTCCGACGAAGGCTCATCAGGCAGCAGCGGAGGGTCATCTAATTCTGATGCAGACGTACCTGTAACACAACCGGGCAAAGTTGATAAAGAAGAATCAGCAGTAGAATTCGGAAAGGACAATGTTTCCGTACAGACAAAAGACGGAGTGTCTACAGTTACATTAAAAGAATATGATTTGGTTGCGGGAATAAAGAACCTGAGAAAATCCATAGGCAGTGACAAGGAAGGAAAAGCGGTTGTAGATATTGAAAATGTAGAGGGAGTTAATGTTTCCTTTGTTCTTTCCTCAAAGATTGCGGAAGCTCTTTCAGATAACAATATTTCCCTGGAAATAAATGCAGGGGATATTCAATACTTAATATCATCCGATGCTTTAAAGGGTATAGAAATACCTTCAGGCGCAAAGATACAGTTTAAATCCGCCGAAGGAGATGTAGAATCGATTGCGGCTGCTGCGGGAGAATTGGGAAATGCAAAGAAAGTTGTAGAGCTTTCCTTGGAAGTTACATCCGGCAAAGATACCACAAAGGTTTCGGAATTTGCTTCACCTATTACCGTAACCGTAAATGTCAAAGGCCTTGGAGACAAGGATAAATTGGCTGTTTACTATTTCAATGAAGAAGAAGGAAAACTTGAATTTGTAACAGGAAAGATAAAGGATGACAAAGCCGTTCTTGTACTTTCACACTACAGTAAATATGCATTCCTGGAATCGACAAAATCCTTTACCGATTTGGAAGGACATTGGGCTAAGACTTATATAGAGTCAATGGCAGCTAAAAACGCAGTAAACGGATATGAAGACGGAACATTTAAACCTGAAGAAAAAGTTACAAGAGCACAATTCGTCAAGATGCTAGTTTCATCTCTTGAAGAAAAGCTTGAAGCCTATGACGGTTCCTTTACCGATGTGGCAGACGGTGATTGGTTTGCACCATATGTTGCAGCGGCTAAGAAATTAGGCATTGCTTCGGGATATGCTGACGGAAGCTTTAAGCCGAATAAAGAAATATCAAGAACAGAAATGGCTGTAATGCTGAGCAGCTTAACAGACGAAGAACTGACGGAAGAAGATGTGGCAAAAGAATTGACCGTATTTGCGGATGCGGATTCTATCCCATCATGGGCAAGAGAAGCCGTAGCAGAAGTTGTTAAAGCGGGACTGATGAATGGTGACAATGGTTCCTTCAATCCCGAAAATCCGGCTGCAAGAGCGGAAGCTGCAACAGTTATATACAGAGCATATAACAAATAA
- a CDS encoding CpsD/CapB family tyrosine-protein kinase codes for MARSKIITYENPKSPTAEAYRTLRTNIQFSSIDKTIKSIVVTSFGPGEGKSTVTVNTAVTMAQAEKKVLLIDCDLRKPKVHTFFRIHNGEGLTNIIAGNLDYNEAIKTTEIVSGLDIITSGPIPPNPAELIGSQKMKNFLNRVKEDYDIVLVDASPVGMVTDAAILSSIVDGTIFVCAVGETDVEGAKSTKALLNKVNANILGVVLNKVPIKERGGYYRYQYYRYSYYNDDSGRKGKRVKKRRKNND; via the coding sequence ATGGCAAGATCTAAAATAATTACCTATGAAAATCCGAAATCTCCTACGGCGGAAGCCTACAGGACCTTGAGGACAAATATTCAGTTTTCAAGTATTGATAAGACTATAAAGAGCATAGTTGTAACTTCTTTTGGGCCGGGAGAAGGGAAAAGTACCGTTACGGTAAATACTGCGGTTACTATGGCTCAGGCGGAAAAGAAAGTTCTTCTCATAGATTGTGATCTAAGAAAGCCCAAGGTACATACTTTTTTCAGGATACACAACGGGGAGGGGCTTACAAATATTATTGCAGGAAACTTGGATTATAATGAAGCAATTAAAACAACCGAAATTGTTTCAGGGTTGGATATCATTACTTCCGGTCCTATCCCGCCGAATCCCGCCGAACTTATCGGTTCCCAGAAGATGAAGAATTTTTTGAACCGGGTAAAGGAAGATTACGATATAGTATTGGTGGATGCTTCCCCCGTAGGAATGGTAACGGATGCGGCTATTCTTTCGTCTATCGTAGACGGAACGATTTTCGTCTGCGCCGTGGGGGAAACGGATGTGGAAGGAGCAAAATCCACTAAGGCACTCCTTAACAAGGTTAACGCCAACATATTGGGAGTGGTCTTAAACAAAGTTCCCATAAAGGAGAGGGGAGGATATTACAGATATCAATATTACAGATATTCGTACTATAATGATGATTCCGGCAGAAAAGGAAAGAGAGTGAAGAAGAGGAGGAAGAACAATGATTGA